One Ananas comosus cultivar F153 linkage group 1, ASM154086v1, whole genome shotgun sequence DNA window includes the following coding sequences:
- the LOC109707118 gene encoding guanosine nucleotide diphosphate dissociation inhibitor 2, with amino-acid sequence MDEEYDVIVLGTGLKECILSGLLSVDGLKVLHMDRNDYYGGESSSLNLIQLWKRFRGNDKPPTHLGPSRDYNVDMVPKFMMANGILVRVLIHTDVTKYLSFKAVDGSYVLNKGKIHKVPATDMEALRSPLMGLFEKRRARKFFIYVQDYKEDDPKTHEGLDLTRVTTRELISKYGLDDNTVDFIGHALALHRDDRYLHEPALDTVKRMKLYAESLARFQGGSPYIYPLYGLGELPQAFARLSAVYGGTYMLNKPECKVEFDMEGKVCGVTSEGETAKCKKVVCDPSYLPNKVRKVGKVARAIAIMSHPIPSTDESHSVQVILPQKQLGRRSDMYVFCCSYTHNVAPRGKFIAFVSTEAETDNPEMELKPGIDLLGPVDELFFDTYDRFEPVNEPSLDNCFISTSYDATTHFESTVTDVLSMYTKITGKTVDLSVDLSAASAAEEY; translated from the exons GTCTTGCACATGGATCGAAACGACTACTATGGAGGAGAGTCGAGCTCTCTCAATCTCATCCAG CTCTGGAAAAGGTTTAGGGGTAATGATAAGCCTCCAACACATTTAGGGCCCAGCAGAGACTACAATGTAGACATGGTTCCTAAG TTCATGATGGCAAATGGCATATTGGTGCGCGTCCTCATTCATACAGATGTTACGAAGTACCTATCCTTCAAAGCTGTAGATGGAAGCTATGTACTTAATAAAGGAAAG ATTCACAAGGTTCCTGCGACTGATATGGAGGCACTCAGATCTCCATTGATGGGACTGTTTGAAAAACGCAGAGCGAGGAAGTTCTTCATCTATGTCCAAGATTATAAAGAAGATGATCCGAAGACGCATGAAGGATTGGACCTTACAAGAGTGACAACCAGGGAATTGATCTC TAAATATGGTTTGGATGACAACACAGTAGATTTTATTGGCCATGCATTGGCTCTTCATAGAGATGACCGCTATCTACATGAGCCTGCACTTGACACTGTAAAAAGGATGAAG CTTTATGCTGAATCTCTTGCGCGTTTCCAAGGAGGGTCACCATACATTTATCCATTATATGGATTAGGAGAGCTGCCGCAG GCTTTTGCACGCCTTAGTGCTGTTTATGGTGGGACATACATGTTAAATAAGCCAGAGTGCAAG GTTGAATTTGATATGGAAGGAAAAGTTTGTGGTGTGACTTCGGAAGGGGAAACTGCTAAGTGTAAAAAAGTTGTATGCGACCCTTCCTACCTGCCTAACAAG GTTCGGAAGGTTGGAAAAGTAGCAAGAGCAATTGCCATTATGAGCCACCCAATTCCAAGTACTGATGAGTCTCACTCAGTACAGGTTATATTGCCCCAGAAGCAACTGGGGCGTAGGTCAGACAT GTACGTGTTCTGTTGTTCGTATACCCACAATGTTGCACCAAGAGGGAAGTTCATTGCATTTGTCTCAACTGAAGCTGAGACTGATAACCCAGAGATGGAATTGAAGCCTGGGATTGATCTTCTAGGGCCAGTGGATGAGTTGTTTTTTGATACATACGATAGATTTGAACCTGTCAATGAGCCTTCCTTGGATAATTGCTTCATCTCGACG AGTTATGATGCGACGACTCATTTTGAGTCTACTGTCACGGATGTTCTCTCCATGTATACAAAGATAACGGGGAAG ACGGTGGATCTTAGCGTGGATCTCAGTGCTGCGAGTGCCGCCGAAGAATACTAA
- the LOC109707095 gene encoding protein FAR1-RELATED SEQUENCE 5-like has product MEKELSHRGVIAPNADISGSRITSDVTHRGEEMLRSNREFSDSNGLKISATPLSSSRVKAASQKELCYGEPPRVGMTFNSEEEAYNFYNAYAERVGFSVRKSHTSRRKDGSLQCRYFVCSKEGKHYAHPIRVPKEPRATGRANCRARVEFRVDRKNVWTIKRVELEHTHKPVSPSKVHMLRSHRQILPMQRRLMEWMDKTGITPYQIEEKFNGSENGSFPRMDTVNYVCGQREKLLRARDAQTLLDYFKNKRREDPSFFYAIQVHESGQVANFFWAEGHAIVDYAYFGDVVSFDTTFQTNKCEIPFAPLLGINHQKQTIVFGAALLFDETADSFVWLFKTFLSCMSGKQPSTIFANHSEAISRAISVVLPSSYQRLCLRHISQNTATNLSHVIPMFPNFMSTFRSCIYEAHSVEQFVAKWEDMLKTYQLEDNLWLQNLYSLREKWATVFCCDSFCADMRTIQRDDDMNNLVKKLFRKKLSIEEFIIEYHKTLKLFHEKELYEDYNSWRTKPIPFVSSIPMLTMAADSYTKHIYADFEKEFKSQLVSACELVTSDGSIRTFKVSLLDSKNEGIVIFNVEDHTVQCSCKKYECAGILCFHALKVLNYNNVFNLPHRYILKRWTKFAKYGTASCIPQPAVDADGRETPASCYARICQKALLVAIKSSASREALAYVEKGLDILTTEAEALLQGENATNSKSDASQPSITQPSEVDTLGSQISTKSSPFRKWTDVEQWNSP; this is encoded by the exons ATGGAGAAGGAACTGAGCCATCGAGGGGTGATCGCCCCGAATGCCGACATTTCAGGATCTAGGATTACGTCGGACGTGACACATAGAGGAGAAGAGATGCTTCGTTCCAACCGCGAGTTCTCTGATTCCAATGGTCTAAAAATTAGTGCAACACCCCTATCGTCGTCGAGAGTG aAAGCTGCTTCACAAAAGGAACTTTGCTATGGAGAACCGCCGCGAGTTGGAATGACCTTTAACTCAGAGGAAGAAGCTTACAACTTCTATAATGCGTATGCAGAAAGAGTAGGTTTTAGTGTCCGGAAAAGTCATACAAGTCGAAGGAAAGACGGTAGTCTGCAATGTAGGTATTTTGTGTGCAGCAAGGAAGGAAAGCATTATGCCCACCCCATTCGTGTGCCGAAAGAGCCACGCGCAACTGGGAGAGCCAATTGCAGGGCTCGCGTTGAGTTTAGGGTCGACCGAAAGAATGTTTGGACCATCAAGAGGGTAGAATTAGAGCATACTCACAAGCCCGTTAGCCCAAGCAAAGTGCACATGCTTAGATCGCATCGACAAATTTTGCCTATGCAACGCCGACTTATGGAGTGGATGGACAAGACCGGGATTACCCCGTATCAGATCGAAGAGAAGTTTAATGGATCTGAAAATGGGAGTTTTCCGCGTATGGACACTGTTAATTATGTCTGTGGACAACGGGAAAAATTATTGCGTGCGCGGGATGCTCAAACTCTTTTGGACTACTTTAAGAACAAGCGGAGAGAAGATCCTTCCTTTTTCTACGCCATCCAAGTTCATGAGTCGGGACAAGTTGCTAACTTTTTCTGGGCGGAGGGGCATGCTATTGTCGATTATGCATACTTTGGTGATGTCGTGTCCTTCGACACCACATTCCAAACCAATAAATGCGAAATCCCATTCGCGCCTCTCCTTGGCATTAACCATCAGAAGCAAACAATTGTCTTTGGAGCAGCACTTCTCTTCGACGAAACTGCAGATTCATTTGTTTGGCTTTTCAAGACTTTCCTATCTTGTATGTCTGGAAAGCAGCCGTCTACTATTTTCGCCAACCATTCCGAGGCCATCTCTAGAGCAATCTCAGTGGTTCTTCCAAGTTCTTACCAGCGCCTCTGTCTTCGGCATATTTCTCAAAATACGGCCACAAATCTTAGTCATGTTATTCCCATGTTTCCGAATTTTATGTCCACATTCAGAAGTTGCATATATGAAGCACATTCTGTGGAACAGTTCGTGGCCAAATGGGAGGACATGTTGAAGACCTACCAACTTGAGGACAATTTATGGTTACAGAACCTGTATAGTCTTCGTGAGAAATGGGCTACGGTATTTTGTTGTGATTCCTTTTGTGCTGACATGAGAACGATACAAAGAGATGACGATATGAATAACCTAGTAAAAAAGTTATTTCGAAAGAAGTTATCCATTGAGGAGTTTATTATAGAATACCACAAGACCTTAAAGCTTTTCCATGAGAAAGAGTTGTACGAAGACTATAATTCATGGCGAACAAAGCCTATCCCTTTTGTGTCCAGCATACCGATGCTGACTATGGCAGCAGATTCATATACAAAGCATATATATGCTGATTTTGAGAAGGAATTCAAGAGTCAATTAGTTAGTGCTTGTGAACTAGTGACCTCCGATGGATCTATTAGAACGTTCAAGGTATCACTTTTGGACTCTAAGAATGAGGGGATTGTCATCTTCAATGTCGAAGATCATACCGTACAGTGCTCATGCAAGAAGTACGAATGTGCTGGAATTTTATGTTTCCATGCTTTGAAGGTCCTAAATTATAACAATGTCTTCAATCTCCCTCATCGCTACATATTGAAGAGATGGACTAAGTTTGCAAAGTATGGAACTGCTTCATGCATTCCGCAGCCTGCTGTAGATGCTGATGGGCGAGAAACTCCTGCGTCATGTTATGCACGGATTTGCCAAAAGGCCCTTCTTGTTGCGATCAAGAGTTCTGCCTCTAGAGAAGCTCTCGCATACGTGGAAAAAGGACTAGATATATTAACAACGGAAGCAGAGGCACTTTTACAGGGGGAGAATGCGACAAACTCAAAAAGCGATGCTTCACAGCCATCCATCACACAACCTAGCGAGGTAGATACTTTGGGTAGTCAAATCTCGACAAAGTCTTCTCCATTCAGAAAGTGGACGGACGTCGAGCAATGGAACTCTCCTTAG
- the LOC109707102 gene encoding MLO-like protein 1 isoform X1 — MAEGGGGEGGAIGGEMKLEHTPTWIVAAVCSIIVLISLIAERLLHHLGKFLKKKNQKPLFEALQKVKEELMLLGFISLLLTVFQGAIQRICIPPNWTNHLLPCKKDEGPTSGAEAHFRAHSFVGAGARRLLSESDFGSEHCSSKHKVPLLSLEAIHQLHIFIFVLAITHVTFSLVTMLLGMIKIREWKHWEDAIQKEIKGDGFASAASRKVTHVHQFEFIKDRFQGIGKDSVILSWLHSFAKQFYGSVTKSDYTTMRLGFIMTHCRGNPKFNFHKYMVRALEADFKKVVGISWYLWVFVVIFLLLNVGGWHTYFWIAFIPLVLLLAVGTKLEHVITQLAHEVAEKHSAIEGDLVVKPSDEHFWFHRPRIVLYLIHFILFQNAFEIAFFFWILTTYGFDSCIMGQVGFIVPRLVIGIIIQILCSYSTLPLYAIVTQMGSYFKKAIFDEHIQEGLVGWAKKVKKRKEQKMGTNNTSIEEPSANIELKSLMGKKDPLIDEGKSSHGEESML, encoded by the exons ATGGCGGAAGGAGGGGGCGGCGAAGGGGGAGCGATCGGGGGCGAAATGAAGCTCGAGCACACCCCCACGTGGATCGTCGCCGCCGTTTGCTCCATCATCGTCCTCATCTCCCTCATCGCCGAGCGACTGCTCCATCACCTCGGAAAG tttttgaagaagaagaaccaGAAACCCCTTTTCGAAGCGCTTCAGAAAGTAAAAGAAG AGTTAATGTTGTTGGGGTTCATATCCTTGCTGTTGACGGTGTTCCAAGGGGCGATCCAGAGGATCTGCATACCTCCGAATTGGACCAATCACTTGCTGCCATGTAAGAAAGACGAAGGTCCCACTTCCGGCGCCGAAGCCCACTTCCGGGCCCACTCCTTCGTCGGCGCCGGTGCTCGGCGGCTGCTTTCGGAAAGTGATTTCGGCTCCGAGCATTGCAGCAGCAAG CATAAAGTTCCGCTGTTGTCTCTTGAAGCAATACATCAGTTgcatatattcatatttgttcTGGCGATCACTCACGTGACGTTCAGTTTAGTGACCATGCTTTTGGGAATGATAAAG ATTCGAGAATGGAAACACTGGGAGGATGCTATCCAAAAAGAAATTAAGGGAGATG GGTTTGCTTCTGCAGCTTCGAGAAAGGTCACCCACGTGCATCAATTTGAATTTATCAAGGATCGTTTCCAGGGTATCGGCAAAGATTCTGTAATATTAAGTTGGTTG CATTCGTTTGCCAAACAGTTTTATGGATCTGTGACTAAATCGGATTACACCACAATGAGACTTGGCTTCATCATG ACACATTGCCGGGGGAACCCGAAGTTTAATTTTCACAAATATATGGTACGGGCACTGGAAGCTGATTTTAAGAAAGTTGTCGGTATAAG TTGGTACCTTTGGGTCTTTGTGGTGATATTCTTGTTGCTGAATGTCGGTG GTTGGCATACGTATTTTTGGATCGCATTCATTCCTTTGGTT CTTCTACTAGCCGTGGGCACGAAATTGGAGCATGTCATAACTCAGTTGGCTCATGAGGTTGCTGAGAAGCATTCAGCTATTGAAGGTGATTTGGTAGTTAAGCCATCAGATGAGCACTTCTGGTTCCACCGTCCCAGGATCGTCCTGTACCTGATCCACTTCATTCTCTTCCAAAATGCCTTTGAGATTGCGTTCTTCTTCTGGATTCTG aCCACTTACGGGTTTGATTCGTGCATCATGGGGCAAGTTGGTTTTATTGTTCCCAGACTTGTTATTGG GATCATTATTCAAATTCTCTGCAGCTATAGCACCCTGCCTCTCTATGCTATAGTAACCCAG ATGGGGAGTTACTTCAAAAAGGCCATATTTGACGAGCACATCCAAGAGGGCCTCGTAGGTTGGGCGAAGAAGgtaaagaagagaaaggagCAAAAGATGGGTACAAACAACACATCCATTGAAGAGCCTTCCGCGAATATAGAATTAAAGAGCTTGATGGGAAAGAAAGATCCCCTAATAGATGAGGGCAAATCGAGCCATGGCGAAGAAAGCATGTTGTAA
- the LOC109707102 gene encoding MLO-like protein 1 isoform X2, protein MAEGGGGEGGAIGGEMKLEHTPTWIVAAVCSIIVLISLIAERLLHHLGKFLKKKNQKPLFEALQKVKEELMLLGFISLLLTVFQGAIQRICIPPNWTNHLLPCKKDEGPTSGAEAHFRAHSFVGAGARRLLSESDFGSEHCSSKHKVPLLSLEAIHQLHIFIFVLAITHVTFSLVTMLLGMIKIREWKHWEDAIQKEIKGDASRKVTHVHQFEFIKDRFQGIGKDSVILSWLHSFAKQFYGSVTKSDYTTMRLGFIMTHCRGNPKFNFHKYMVRALEADFKKVVGISWYLWVFVVIFLLLNVGGWHTYFWIAFIPLVLLLAVGTKLEHVITQLAHEVAEKHSAIEGDLVVKPSDEHFWFHRPRIVLYLIHFILFQNAFEIAFFFWILTTYGFDSCIMGQVGFIVPRLVIGIIIQILCSYSTLPLYAIVTQMGSYFKKAIFDEHIQEGLVGWAKKVKKRKEQKMGTNNTSIEEPSANIELKSLMGKKDPLIDEGKSSHGEESML, encoded by the exons ATGGCGGAAGGAGGGGGCGGCGAAGGGGGAGCGATCGGGGGCGAAATGAAGCTCGAGCACACCCCCACGTGGATCGTCGCCGCCGTTTGCTCCATCATCGTCCTCATCTCCCTCATCGCCGAGCGACTGCTCCATCACCTCGGAAAG tttttgaagaagaagaaccaGAAACCCCTTTTCGAAGCGCTTCAGAAAGTAAAAGAAG AGTTAATGTTGTTGGGGTTCATATCCTTGCTGTTGACGGTGTTCCAAGGGGCGATCCAGAGGATCTGCATACCTCCGAATTGGACCAATCACTTGCTGCCATGTAAGAAAGACGAAGGTCCCACTTCCGGCGCCGAAGCCCACTTCCGGGCCCACTCCTTCGTCGGCGCCGGTGCTCGGCGGCTGCTTTCGGAAAGTGATTTCGGCTCCGAGCATTGCAGCAGCAAG CATAAAGTTCCGCTGTTGTCTCTTGAAGCAATACATCAGTTgcatatattcatatttgttcTGGCGATCACTCACGTGACGTTCAGTTTAGTGACCATGCTTTTGGGAATGATAAAG ATTCGAGAATGGAAACACTGGGAGGATGCTATCCAAAAAGAAATTAAGGGAGATG CTTCGAGAAAGGTCACCCACGTGCATCAATTTGAATTTATCAAGGATCGTTTCCAGGGTATCGGCAAAGATTCTGTAATATTAAGTTGGTTG CATTCGTTTGCCAAACAGTTTTATGGATCTGTGACTAAATCGGATTACACCACAATGAGACTTGGCTTCATCATG ACACATTGCCGGGGGAACCCGAAGTTTAATTTTCACAAATATATGGTACGGGCACTGGAAGCTGATTTTAAGAAAGTTGTCGGTATAAG TTGGTACCTTTGGGTCTTTGTGGTGATATTCTTGTTGCTGAATGTCGGTG GTTGGCATACGTATTTTTGGATCGCATTCATTCCTTTGGTT CTTCTACTAGCCGTGGGCACGAAATTGGAGCATGTCATAACTCAGTTGGCTCATGAGGTTGCTGAGAAGCATTCAGCTATTGAAGGTGATTTGGTAGTTAAGCCATCAGATGAGCACTTCTGGTTCCACCGTCCCAGGATCGTCCTGTACCTGATCCACTTCATTCTCTTCCAAAATGCCTTTGAGATTGCGTTCTTCTTCTGGATTCTG aCCACTTACGGGTTTGATTCGTGCATCATGGGGCAAGTTGGTTTTATTGTTCCCAGACTTGTTATTGG GATCATTATTCAAATTCTCTGCAGCTATAGCACCCTGCCTCTCTATGCTATAGTAACCCAG ATGGGGAGTTACTTCAAAAAGGCCATATTTGACGAGCACATCCAAGAGGGCCTCGTAGGTTGGGCGAAGAAGgtaaagaagagaaaggagCAAAAGATGGGTACAAACAACACATCCATTGAAGAGCCTTCCGCGAATATAGAATTAAAGAGCTTGATGGGAAAGAAAGATCCCCTAATAGATGAGGGCAAATCGAGCCATGGCGAAGAAAGCATGTTGTAA